The Formosa sp. Hel1_33_131 genome window below encodes:
- a CDS encoding TonB-dependent receptor has translation MKNFYILMLAFASINFATAQVTGTVSGADGAPITGVNVVEKGTSNGAISDFDGNYQISAASDAILVFSYVGYETQEVSVANQSVVNVTLQDGSSLDEVYLVGSRTAPRSNADSPLPVDVLQAKELSRTGQATFDKALQYRIPSFNTVQTPVNDATSLLDPYEIRNMGPSRTLILINGKRKNLSALLYTQTSPGRGETGADISAIPTDAIKRVEILRDGASAQYGSDAIAGVMNIILKDNVADGSVTVRTGITSEGDGEMLGVSVNNGTAIGDDKGFINYTVDMSKTSLANRPGTVDAAGEAADFTANTAADLAFVEEFLTRNPDANNINGSPETAASKFLINGGYDVADNTELYFNAAYVYKKVNSYANYRTPYWRTADAFPYLADFFPGDNPNTAGGYDGYVPTFEGLLNDYNGTVGLKTTINDWNVDLSFTTGGNAQTYKVNDSHNRNEVYGVSFNPTSGDFEATPLYGANSKQSFDPGGTRFSHNVGNIDINRILSDKVSIGMGAEFRNETFEVIEGELASYDGGGADSFAGNSPENSGKFNRYNFGGYFSLDYDVSDAFLLSGTVRAENYSDFGNTFVYKLSSRLKLSDKITARASVSSGFRAPTLHQIYTQKAQYSFVPGQGIQVGGLINNVSTQAKLLGIEELDAETSNNFTIGLGGKLTNTLSFTVDYYNIAVKDRIVLGSEIGATGDATNPLDQLLTQNNLSDVSYFSNALNTRTSGLDVVISKRDIKLGTGVLDLNLSGNYTITNERDGDVKDIPLVANAGQSVVNATQEALFFTSRPETKWILGANYEVGKFGWNLNNTYFGKTTFKQQGMSNDLRTEFTPKVVTDLGINFNATDKFTIAFNVNNLFNVLPEWEFKAENAAGQALLADASQVKNQSNLISFNQRYSQMTYDGYHFSQLGTMFNLSLNYKF, from the coding sequence ATTACAGGAGTTAATGTCGTTGAAAAAGGCACAAGCAATGGAGCAATTTCTGACTTTGATGGAAACTATCAAATCAGTGCAGCTTCAGATGCAATTCTTGTGTTTAGTTATGTAGGTTACGAGACTCAAGAAGTTTCAGTAGCAAATCAGTCGGTCGTGAATGTGACCCTTCAAGATGGTTCTTCTTTAGACGAAGTTTACCTTGTTGGATCGCGTACAGCACCAAGAAGTAATGCAGATTCTCCACTTCCAGTGGATGTTCTACAAGCCAAAGAGCTTTCTAGAACAGGTCAAGCAACGTTTGACAAAGCATTACAGTACAGAATTCCATCATTTAACACGGTACAAACGCCAGTGAACGATGCGACTTCTTTATTAGATCCTTATGAAATCAGAAACATGGGACCTAGTAGAACGTTGATCCTTATTAATGGAAAACGTAAAAATCTAAGTGCATTGTTGTACACACAAACCTCTCCAGGTCGTGGTGAAACAGGTGCTGACATCTCTGCAATTCCAACAGACGCTATCAAGCGTGTTGAAATTCTTCGTGACGGTGCTTCTGCACAATACGGATCGGATGCAATTGCTGGTGTAATGAACATCATCTTAAAAGACAACGTAGCAGATGGATCTGTAACTGTGAGAACAGGAATCACTTCTGAAGGTGATGGCGAAATGTTGGGTGTTAGTGTAAATAATGGAACTGCTATCGGAGACGATAAAGGCTTTATTAACTATACTGTTGACATGTCTAAAACAAGCTTAGCTAACAGACCAGGAACAGTAGATGCTGCTGGTGAAGCTGCTGATTTTACAGCAAACACTGCTGCAGATTTAGCTTTTGTTGAGGAGTTTTTAACTCGTAATCCAGATGCAAATAACATCAATGGATCTCCTGAAACGGCTGCTTCTAAGTTTTTAATTAATGGTGGTTATGATGTTGCTGACAATACAGAGTTGTATTTTAACGCAGCATATGTGTACAAGAAAGTAAATTCTTATGCAAACTACAGAACTCCTTATTGGAGAACTGCAGATGCATTTCCTTATTTAGCTGATTTTTTCCCTGGAGACAATCCTAATACAGCTGGAGGTTATGACGGATATGTACCAACCTTTGAAGGTTTATTAAATGATTACAATGGAACTGTTGGTTTAAAAACAACAATCAACGATTGGAATGTAGATTTAAGTTTCACAACTGGTGGTAATGCACAAACCTATAAGGTGAATGATTCTCATAACAGAAATGAAGTATATGGTGTTTCTTTTAACCCTACATCGGGCGATTTTGAAGCGACTCCTTTATATGGTGCAAATAGTAAGCAATCATTTGATCCGGGTGGAACACGTTTTTCTCATAATGTAGGAAACATTGATATCAATAGAATTCTTTCTGACAAAGTAAGTATTGGTATGGGTGCTGAGTTTAGAAATGAAACCTTTGAAGTAATTGAAGGTGAATTAGCATCTTACGATGGTGGTGGTGCCGATTCTTTTGCAGGAAATAGCCCAGAAAACTCTGGTAAATTCAATCGTTATAACTTTGGAGGTTACTTCTCTTTAGATTATGATGTGTCTGACGCTTTCTTATTAAGTGGTACTGTTAGAGCTGAAAACTATTCTGATTTTGGTAACACATTTGTATACAAGTTAAGTTCTCGTTTGAAGTTATCTGACAAGATTACTGCTAGAGCTTCTGTATCTTCAGGATTTAGAGCCCCTACATTACACCAGATTTATACACAAAAAGCACAGTATAGCTTTGTGCCTGGTCAAGGGATTCAAGTTGGTGGGTTAATTAACAATGTATCGACGCAAGCGAAGCTTTTAGGAATAGAAGAATTAGATGCTGAAACATCTAATAACTTTACAATTGGTTTAGGTGGGAAATTAACTAACACCTTAAGTTTTACAGTTGATTACTACAACATTGCTGTAAAAGACCGTATTGTATTAGGTTCTGAGATTGGAGCAACAGGAGATGCTACCAACCCATTAGATCAGCTACTTACTCAAAACAACTTGAGTGATGTTAGTTATTTCTCTAACGCTTTAAACACAAGAACTTCAGGTCTTGATGTTGTAATCAGCAAAAGAGATATTAAACTAGGTACAGGAGTATTAGATCTTAACTTGTCTGGAAACTATACCATCACAAACGAAAGAGATGGAGATGTTAAAGATATTCCTCTTGTAGCAAATGCTGGACAATCGGTTGTGAATGCAACTCAAGAAGCTTTATTCTTTACGTCTAGACCAGAAACAAAATGGATTTTAGGAGCTAATTACGAAGTTGGAAAATTCGGATGGAATTTAAACAATACGTATTTTGGTAAAACAACGTTCAAGCAACAAGGAATGAGTAATGACTTAAGAACAGAATTTACTCCTAAGGTTGTTACTGATTTAGGGATTAACTTTAACGCGACTGATAAATTCACAATTGCATTTAACGTTAACAACCTATTTAATGTATTACCTGAATGGGAATTCAAAGCAGAAAATGCTGCAGGTCAAGCACTTTTAGCAGATGCTAGTCAAGTGAAAAACCAATCAAATTTAATTAGTTTTAACCAACGTTATTCTCAAATGACGTATGATGGTTACCACTTTAGCCAATTAGGAACGATGTTTAACTTATCGTTAAACTACAAGTTCTAA
- a CDS encoding 4Fe-4S dicluster domain-containing protein encodes MAIIITDECINCGACEPECPNTAIYEGADDWRYKDGTSLEGDLVLTDGKQVNADAAQTPISDELYYIVPDKCTECVGFHEEPQCAAVCPVDCCVPDDSHVESEEVLLGKQRFMHPE; translated from the coding sequence ATGGCAATTATTATAACTGACGAATGTATCAATTGTGGGGCTTGTGAGCCTGAATGTCCAAACACAGCCATCTATGAAGGTGCTGACGATTGGCGCTATAAAGATGGTACAAGTCTTGAAGGAGATTTGGTGTTAACGGATGGAAAGCAAGTGAATGCTGATGCCGCTCAGACGCCTATAAGCGACGAACTCTATTATATTGTACCCGATAAATGCACGGAGTGTGTGGGCTTCCATGAGGAGCCACAGTGTGCTGCTGTGTGTCCTGTGGATTGTTGTGTGCCAGATGATTCGCATGTAGAGAGTGAAGAAGTGTTGTTAGGGAAACAACGCTTTATGCATCCAGAATAA
- a CDS encoding acyl-CoA reductase: MNHKTNTIKALNELGRFLSQFTTESTLKNESVLFNDLFFDGFKHQIKLSKEHNGWFSETNILFAIESWAKLLTTDTLNSWVSNYPLEAASQKKVAIVMAGNIPLVGFHDFLCALICNHEIIVKQSSNDKHLLPFISLYLTKAAPELKGRVTFLEQKLEGFDAVIATGSNNTARYFEYYFKDKPSIIRKNRNSLAILTGDETKEDLLKLSNDIFQYYGLGCRSVSKLFIPKGYNFDAFFDAMYHWHPIINGAKYANNYDYNKAVYLMSEFKMLENGFLMIKEDPSYASPIATLFYEHYDSLETLTDKLNSDADKIQCIVSNNISEDHLSFGSTQTPQLEDYADGVDTVDFLLKI, translated from the coding sequence ATGAATCACAAAACAAATACAATTAAGGCTTTAAATGAATTAGGGCGATTTTTATCCCAATTTACTACAGAATCAACGCTAAAAAATGAATCTGTGCTTTTTAATGATTTATTTTTCGACGGATTTAAACATCAAATAAAACTATCTAAAGAACACAATGGATGGTTTTCAGAAACAAATATTTTATTTGCCATTGAAAGTTGGGCAAAACTACTCACTACCGACACCTTAAATTCTTGGGTGTCCAACTATCCCCTTGAAGCAGCTTCACAAAAAAAGGTCGCCATTGTCATGGCAGGAAATATTCCACTCGTTGGGTTTCATGATTTTTTATGTGCCTTGATCTGCAATCACGAAATCATTGTTAAACAATCGTCTAACGACAAACACCTCTTGCCTTTTATATCCTTATATCTAACCAAAGCCGCCCCAGAACTCAAAGGCAGGGTTACTTTTTTAGAACAAAAGCTAGAAGGTTTTGATGCCGTGATCGCCACAGGGAGCAACAATACCGCGCGCTATTTTGAGTATTATTTCAAGGACAAACCGTCAATCATACGAAAAAATAGAAATTCGCTAGCGATCTTAACTGGGGATGAAACAAAGGAAGATTTATTAAAACTATCCAACGATATTTTTCAATACTACGGACTGGGATGTCGCAGTGTTTCGAAACTCTTTATTCCAAAAGGCTATAACTTTGATGCCTTTTTTGATGCCATGTACCACTGGCACCCGATTATCAATGGGGCTAAATATGCCAATAATTATGATTACAACAAAGCCGTCTATTTAATGAGTGAATTCAAAATGCTTGAGAACGGGTTCCTAATGATCAAGGAAGATCCAAGCTACGCCTCCCCTATTGCAACACTGTTTTACGAGCATTATGACAGCCTTGAAACCTTAACTGACAAATTAAACAGCGATGCCGATAAAATCCAATGCATTGTTTCAAATAATATATCTGAAGACCATCTTTCTTTTGGGAGCACACAAACGCCCCAATTAGAAGATTATGCGGATGGCGTTGATACTGTTGATTTTTTGTTAAAAATATAA
- the serC gene encoding 3-phosphoserine/phosphohydroxythreonine transaminase, whose amino-acid sequence MKKHNFSAGPCILPQEVLEKSAQAVLSFDDGLSLIEISHRSKAFIDVMENASALALELLGLEGKGYKALFLQGGASTQFLAVALNLLEKRAAYLNTGTWSDKAIKEAKLYGDILEVGSSKEANFNYIPKGYKIPTDADYFHCTSNNTIFGTQMKSFPKLDIPLVCDMSSDIFSRTLDFSKFDLIYAGAQKNMGPAGTTLVVVKEEILGKVTRKIPSMMDYKVHADKESMFNTPPVFAVYTSMLTLEWLKSLGGIEAIEKENFKKARLMYSEIDLNPLFKGFAATADRSTMNATFSLTDDKLKVSFDAMWKEAGINGLNGHRSVGGYRASMYNALPLESVATLVDVMSELERKA is encoded by the coding sequence ATGAAAAAACACAATTTTAGCGCAGGACCTTGTATCCTCCCTCAAGAAGTTTTAGAAAAATCCGCACAAGCAGTCTTAAGTTTTGATGATGGTTTGTCATTAATCGAAATATCACACCGTAGTAAAGCATTTATTGATGTGATGGAAAATGCAAGTGCCTTAGCGCTTGAATTATTAGGATTGGAAGGTAAAGGCTACAAAGCCTTGTTCCTTCAAGGAGGTGCAAGCACTCAGTTTTTAGCAGTTGCTTTAAACTTATTAGAAAAACGTGCTGCATACCTGAACACAGGAACTTGGAGTGACAAAGCAATCAAAGAAGCCAAACTCTATGGTGACATCCTAGAAGTGGGTTCTTCTAAAGAGGCTAATTTTAACTACATTCCTAAAGGCTATAAAATACCAACGGACGCTGATTACTTCCATTGTACTTCCAACAACACCATTTTTGGAACACAAATGAAATCATTTCCAAAACTTGATATCCCTTTAGTTTGTGATATGAGTAGTGATATATTTTCTCGTACCCTTGATTTTTCAAAATTTGATTTAATCTATGCTGGTGCTCAAAAAAATATGGGGCCTGCAGGAACGACCTTAGTGGTTGTTAAAGAAGAAATTCTAGGAAAAGTAACCCGAAAAATTCCATCTATGATGGACTATAAAGTACACGCCGATAAGGAAAGTATGTTCAATACACCTCCTGTATTTGCTGTCTATACTTCAATGCTTACCCTTGAGTGGCTAAAAAGCCTAGGAGGTATCGAAGCGATTGAGAAAGAAAACTTTAAAAAAGCACGTTTGATGTATTCAGAAATTGATCTAAACCCTTTGTTTAAAGGCTTTGCTGCAACTGCAGATCGATCGACAATGAATGCCACATTTTCTCTTACGGACGACAAGCTCAAAGTATCCTTTGATGCGATGTGGAAAGAAGCGGGAATTAATGGATTAAATGGACACAGAAGTGTTGGAGGTTACAGAGCTTCCATGTATAACGCACTGCCTTTGGAAAGCGTAGCAACTTTGGTAGATGTCATGAGTGAATTAGAACGAAAAGCATAA
- a CDS encoding D-2-hydroxyacid dehydrogenase: MKILANDGISQSGIDDLTAAGFEVLTTTVAQEQLENFINTENIVALLVRSATTVRQDLIDACPNLKIIGRGGVGMDNIDVEYAREKGLSVINTPAASSESVAELVFAHLFSGVRFLYDSNRTMPLEGESKFKNLKKAYAKGTELRGKTLGVIGFGRIGQATAKMALGLGMKVIAFDPFLEKTTLSLSFHDGQTVDFEIKTVSKETVLKESDFITLHVPAQKDFVIGEAEFELMKDGSALINAARGGVVNEVALVAALDSNKLAFAGLDTFESEPTPAVQILMNPKISLTPHIGAATNQAQDRIGSELASQIISILK; the protein is encoded by the coding sequence ATGAAAATACTAGCAAACGACGGAATTTCACAAAGTGGAATCGATGATTTAACTGCAGCAGGATTTGAAGTCCTTACAACCACTGTAGCACAAGAACAATTAGAGAATTTTATCAATACCGAAAACATTGTAGCGCTTCTTGTACGAAGTGCAACAACGGTAAGACAAGATCTTATTGACGCCTGCCCTAACCTAAAAATTATTGGTAGAGGTGGTGTTGGAATGGACAATATTGATGTTGAATATGCCCGTGAAAAAGGATTGAGTGTTATCAATACACCTGCCGCTTCTTCGGAGTCGGTAGCAGAATTGGTATTCGCACATTTATTTTCGGGAGTTCGTTTCTTATACGACTCTAACAGAACGATGCCTTTAGAAGGCGAATCTAAATTCAAAAACCTTAAGAAAGCGTATGCAAAAGGTACTGAATTAAGAGGTAAAACTTTAGGAGTCATTGGATTTGGTAGAATTGGTCAAGCCACTGCAAAAATGGCTTTAGGCCTCGGAATGAAAGTAATTGCTTTTGATCCATTCTTAGAAAAAACAACCCTTTCTTTATCGTTTCACGATGGTCAAACAGTTGATTTCGAAATCAAAACTGTCTCTAAAGAAACGGTATTAAAGGAATCTGATTTTATTACCTTACATGTACCAGCTCAAAAAGATTTCGTCATTGGCGAAGCTGAATTTGAACTTATGAAGGATGGCTCTGCGTTGATCAATGCCGCGCGTGGTGGTGTCGTCAATGAAGTTGCGCTTGTTGCAGCACTTGATTCTAACAAATTAGCCTTTGCAGGCTTGGACACTTTTGAAAGCGAACCAACGCCAGCAGTTCAAATATTAATGAATCCAAAAATTTCTTTAACCCCTCATATTGGTGCCGCTACAAATCAAGCGCAAGATCGTATTGGTTCTGAATTAGCATCTCAAATTATTTCTATATTGAAGTAA
- a CDS encoding DUF6787 family protein yields MKTFKVNWNITQNWQLLFPFLGLVVLGYSAFRLTSLLPLTTLYMTIPVSFVMFYVLLKIVLYTIEKLEPKWIVNQRWELIRIFIVFAITGSSSVLVGRPVIKWLGITQDNLNPLLYWILFTVISLFFYQVLLVLIGWVFGQFQFFWNFEKKMIRRFGLGKFLKD; encoded by the coding sequence ATGAAAACATTTAAAGTAAACTGGAACATTACACAAAATTGGCAACTCTTGTTTCCGTTTCTTGGGCTTGTAGTCTTAGGGTATAGTGCATTTAGATTAACGTCTTTACTCCCACTTACTACGCTTTATATGACCATCCCTGTTTCTTTCGTCATGTTTTATGTACTCCTGAAAATAGTGCTGTACACCATCGAAAAATTAGAACCTAAATGGATTGTCAATCAACGCTGGGAACTCATTCGGATTTTTATCGTTTTTGCGATTACAGGGTCCTCTTCCGTGCTTGTCGGACGTCCGGTCATTAAATGGTTGGGAATTACTCAAGATAACTTAAACCCTTTACTGTATTGGATTTTATTCACTGTGATTAGCCTGTTTTTTTATCAAGTCTTATTGGTCTTAATTGGATGGGTTTTTGGTCAGTTTCAGTTTTTCTGGAACTTTGAAAAGAAAATGATTCGCCGTTTTGGATTGGGTAAATTTTTAAAAGATTAA
- the msrA gene encoding peptide-methionine (S)-S-oxide reductase MsrA, with protein sequence MKRAIFAGGCFWCTEAVFIRLKGVENVKSGYTGGFIKNPAYREVCQGRTGHTEGIRLDYDETLISYAELLEVFFATHDPTTLNRQANDVGTQYRSSIFYTDDDQFETARQFIKHLNDSHIFEDPIVTELMPLEVFYDAEDDHDSYYDLNREQPYCTYLIDPKIKKLTTHFKTILK encoded by the coding sequence ATGAAGCGTGCGATTTTTGCGGGAGGGTGTTTTTGGTGTACCGAAGCCGTATTTATTCGACTTAAAGGAGTTGAGAATGTGAAATCTGGATACACTGGAGGGTTTATTAAAAACCCAGCGTATCGCGAAGTCTGTCAAGGACGCACGGGCCATACAGAGGGGATTCGATTGGATTACGATGAAACATTAATTTCTTATGCCGAATTATTAGAAGTATTTTTTGCAACCCATGATCCCACAACCCTCAACCGTCAAGCGAATGATGTAGGCACGCAATACCGTTCCTCCATTTTTTATACGGATGACGATCAGTTTGAAACTGCGAGGCAGTTTATAAAACACCTCAATGATTCTCATATTTTTGAAGACCCAATTGTCACTGAATTAATGCCTTTGGAAGTGTTTTATGATGCCGAGGATGATCATGATAGTTACTACGACCTAAACAGGGAACAGCCTTATTGTACCTATTTAATCGATCCGAAAATTAAAAAGCTAACGACTCATTTTAAAACGATTTTAAAGTAA
- a CDS encoding ABC transporter ATP-binding protein, which yields MIIAKQIHKYYDELHVLKGVDLTIEKGEIVSIVGASGAGKTTLLQILGTLDFYSKNPDSQLLINGIDVAALSDTAMAKFRNEQLGFIFQFHQLLPEFTALENICIPAFIKGTLQKEAEAKALELLQFLGLEERKNHKPNELSGGEQQRVAVARALINSPSVIFADEPSGNLDSESAEQLHKLFFKLRDRFGQTFVIVTHNHELADMADRKITMSDGLVKTN from the coding sequence ATGATTATTGCAAAGCAAATACATAAATATTACGATGAACTTCATGTTCTTAAAGGAGTTGATTTAACTATTGAAAAAGGTGAGATTGTTTCTATTGTTGGTGCCTCTGGAGCTGGCAAAACGACCTTATTACAGATTTTAGGCACCTTGGATTTTTACTCTAAAAACCCAGATAGTCAATTGCTAATTAATGGAATTGATGTGGCTGCACTCTCTGATACCGCGATGGCTAAATTTAGAAATGAACAATTGGGATTTATTTTTCAATTTCATCAATTACTGCCTGAATTCACAGCCCTTGAAAACATCTGTATTCCTGCTTTTATAAAGGGAACTCTACAAAAGGAAGCCGAAGCAAAAGCACTTGAATTACTTCAGTTTTTAGGGCTAGAGGAACGAAAAAACCACAAGCCAAACGAACTTTCAGGTGGCGAACAACAACGCGTCGCCGTGGCACGGGCATTAATCAACAGTCCTTCTGTTATTTTTGCCGATGAACCTTCGGGGAATTTAGACAGTGAATCTGCTGAACAACTCCATAAATTATTTTTTAAATTAAGAGATCGGTTCGGACAAACCTTTGTTATTGTGACGCATAATCATGAATTAGCAGATATGGCCGATCGAAAAATAACGATGAGTGATGGACTTGTAAAAACGAACTAG
- a CDS encoding TIGR02757 family protein, whose translation MSKLNFSELKEFLDAKVVQYNTPDFIGSDPLQIPHRYTLKEDIEISGFLTATIAWGNRKSIINNAKRLMSLMDDAPYQFVMQHQPKDLEPLNSFVHRTFNGLDCIQFMESLKHIYTHHNGLEGVFNTYAKTDSLQSAIHHLKQHFFEIDHLQRTQKHISDPLKKSAAKRINMFLRWMVRPNDTKVDFGLWTQLSPSQLSCPLDVHSGNVARKLGMLQRSQNDAKALAELDASLRKLDPKDPVKYDFALFGLGVFESF comes from the coding sequence GTGTCAAAATTAAATTTTTCTGAACTCAAAGAATTTTTGGACGCTAAAGTCGTTCAGTACAATACCCCTGATTTTATTGGATCGGACCCTCTTCAAATTCCACACCGTTATACCTTAAAAGAAGATATTGAAATTTCAGGCTTTCTCACCGCCACCATTGCTTGGGGCAATAGAAAAAGCATTATCAACAACGCCAAACGCTTGATGAGTTTGATGGATGATGCGCCTTATCAATTTGTGATGCAGCACCAACCCAAAGATTTAGAACCTCTAAATTCCTTTGTACATCGCACTTTTAACGGGCTTGATTGTATTCAGTTTATGGAAAGTCTAAAACACATCTACACCCATCACAACGGATTGGAAGGTGTTTTTAATACCTATGCAAAAACGGATAGCTTACAAAGCGCAATTCACCATTTAAAGCAACATTTTTTTGAAATTGACCACCTCCAACGCACTCAAAAACACATCAGTGATCCCTTAAAAAAATCGGCTGCAAAGCGAATTAATATGTTTTTAAGATGGATGGTTCGCCCAAATGACACCAAGGTTGATTTTGGTTTGTGGACGCAGCTCTCCCCTTCTCAACTCTCCTGCCCTTTGGATGTACACTCTGGAAATGTCGCCCGAAAACTAGGAATGCTTCAACGTTCTCAAAATGATGCCAAAGCACTGGCTGAGTTGGATGCTTCTCTTCGTAAATTAGATCCAAAAGATCCTGTGAAATATGATTTTGCCTTGTTTGGTTTGGGAGTATTTGAAAGCTTCTAA
- a CDS encoding ribonuclease Z: MKLSILGCYSATPRIIAHTTSQVLETRGHLFLIDCGEGTQVELRRHKIKFNQIKHIFISHLHGDHYFGLVGLVSTFRLLTRETDLHIYGPKGLKELITLQMKLADSWTNFKLIFHVLSSKSSELIFEDEKVSVHTIPLDHRIYTNGFLFKEKPYERKLDIDKAEALNINKAYFRKLKQGDDVVNEEGTLIPNAEVTYDGHQTKSYAFCSDTAYKEDIIPIIKDVDMLYHESTFMDAHEHLCVKTKHSTAKQAATIALKANAKQLILGHYSTRYGGLEGFKTEANTVFKDVLLADDGKVFDF; encoded by the coding sequence TTGAAACTTTCCATACTCGGTTGCTACAGTGCAACTCCCAGAATTATAGCCCATACCACCTCTCAAGTTTTAGAAACTCGTGGGCATTTATTTTTAATTGATTGTGGCGAAGGCACTCAAGTTGAGTTGAGACGTCATAAAATCAAGTTCAACCAGATCAAGCACATCTTTATTTCTCATTTACATGGTGATCACTATTTTGGATTGGTGGGCTTAGTTTCCACTTTTCGATTGCTAACACGAGAAACGGATTTACATATTTACGGTCCTAAAGGCTTAAAGGAATTGATTACCCTCCAGATGAAACTAGCGGATTCATGGACTAATTTTAAATTGATTTTTCATGTATTGTCCTCTAAATCATCCGAACTCATTTTTGAAGATGAAAAAGTATCTGTCCATACCATTCCTTTAGACCATCGCATATATACCAATGGATTTTTGTTTAAAGAAAAACCGTATGAACGAAAGTTAGACATCGATAAAGCCGAAGCACTCAACATCAATAAAGCCTATTTTAGAAAACTCAAACAAGGCGACGATGTGGTCAATGAGGAAGGCACTTTAATTCCGAATGCAGAGGTGACTTATGACGGTCATCAGACTAAGAGTTATGCTTTTTGTAGCGATACGGCTTATAAAGAGGACATCATACCCATTATTAAAGATGTGGATATGTTGTATCATGAATCCACTTTTATGGACGCTCACGAGCACTTATGCGTCAAAACAAAGCATTCTACGGCCAAACAAGCTGCCACCATTGCATTGAAAGCCAATGCCAAACAATTGATCTTAGGACATTACTCCACACGTTACGGAGGGTTAGAAGGATTTAAAACAGAAGCAAATACGGTTTTTAAAGACGTATTGCTTGCGGATGACGGGAAAGTATTTGACTTTTAG
- a CDS encoding aspartate carbamoyltransferase catalytic subunit: protein MSELSVDHLLGIKYLNNDDINLIFDTADHFKKVINRPIKKVPSLRDITIANLFFENSTRTKLSFELAQKRLSADVINFSSGQSSVSKGETLVDTVNNILSMKVDMVVMRHPNPGAATFLSKHIDAQIINAGDGAHEHPTQALLDTYSIREKYGEVKGKKIVIVGDILHSRVALSNIFALRLQGAEVMVCGPKTLIPKYIDKLGVKVETNLRKALNWCNIANMLRVQNERMEISYFPTTREYTQQYGVTKDLLESLDKEITIMHPGPINRGVEITSEVADSGQAIILNQVENGVAIRMAVMYLLASKIKQ, encoded by the coding sequence ATGAGCGAACTGAGTGTAGATCATTTATTAGGAATAAAATATCTCAACAACGATGATATTAACCTTATTTTTGACACTGCCGATCACTTTAAGAAAGTGATCAATCGTCCCATAAAAAAAGTACCTTCCCTTAGAGATATTACAATTGCCAACCTCTTTTTTGAAAATTCAACGCGTACAAAACTCTCTTTTGAACTGGCTCAAAAACGCTTGTCTGCCGATGTGATCAACTTCTCCTCTGGACAATCGTCTGTGAGTAAGGGAGAAACGCTGGTCGATACAGTTAATAACATTCTCTCTATGAAAGTAGATATGGTGGTCATGCGCCATCCGAATCCTGGGGCGGCGACCTTTTTGTCGAAACATATAGATGCACAGATCATCAATGCGGGCGACGGTGCACACGAACATCCAACGCAAGCCCTTTTAGACACCTATTCAATTCGTGAAAAGTATGGCGAAGTAAAAGGTAAAAAAATAGTCATTGTCGGAGATATCTTACACAGCAGGGTTGCACTCTCAAACATCTTTGCCTTGCGATTACAAGGAGCAGAAGTCATGGTTTGCGGACCAAAAACCCTCATTCCAAAATACATTGATAAACTTGGAGTGAAGGTTGAGACAAACTTACGTAAAGCACTAAATTGGTGTAATATAGCGAATATGTTGCGGGTTCAAAACGAACGCATGGAAATCAGTTATTTCCCTACCACAAGAGAATACACACAACAGTACGGAGTTACTAAAGATTTGTTAGAATCTTTGGATAAAGAAATTACCATTATGCACCCAGGGCCTATCAACAGAGGAGTTGAAATTACCAGTGAAGTGGCGGATTCTGGTCAAGCTATTATTTTAAATCAAGTTGAAAATGGAGTGGCCATTCGAATGGCAGTCATGTACCTTTTAGCTTCTAAAATTAAACAATAA